The Mixta hanseatica genome includes a region encoding these proteins:
- a CDS encoding cupin domain-containing protein, which yields MQPKERPAFIRHWQELEEPDESHYRDSNEHMGIGAPLGRALGLTRIGIHHERLLPGRRLSYPHAESAEAEFVYVLDGHPHVWINGELHALQPGDAVAFPAGTGICHTFINNGTEEARLLVIGEANKEENRIHYPLNADYEATRKDRWHNPPTQPLGPHNGLPDKPQK from the coding sequence ATGCAGCCAAAAGAGAGACCGGCTTTTATTCGTCACTGGCAAGAACTGGAAGAGCCGGACGAATCGCATTACCGTGACAGTAATGAGCATATGGGTATTGGCGCGCCTCTGGGGCGGGCGCTGGGACTAACGCGTATCGGTATCCATCATGAGCGCCTGTTGCCAGGGCGTCGCCTTTCTTATCCGCATGCTGAAAGCGCAGAAGCGGAATTTGTCTATGTATTGGATGGACATCCTCATGTCTGGATCAACGGTGAACTGCATGCCTTGCAGCCGGGCGATGCGGTGGCCTTTCCCGCAGGGACCGGTATTTGTCACACTTTTATCAATAATGGGACAGAGGAAGCCAGATTATTGGTGATAGGCGAAGCCAATAAAGAGGAAAACCGCATTCACTATCCGCTTAATGCTGACTATGAGGCGACCCGAAAAGATCGTTGGCATAATCCACCAACGCAACCACTGGGTCCGCATAATGGATTGCCGGACAAGCCGCAGAAGTAA
- a CDS encoding serine protease — protein sequence MRKMLALLVLSLTGCSVGHYEYSKEAQQRVDLTVTGIPTVLGLGTLGTTIPLTADYSLTAAHVAKFSLYKVKAWHPSCDLAIVYHKNDARDLPPRFRNGFMGDRVNLYGYSFYTAMPVASTGKNLVNSSLQNRWNKQSCVVVAADAGVVQGMSGGAVYNASDDTLAGVIVGYSAEINDKQSGKTLYKNAALYVPYSQFSNWLTTEIKS from the coding sequence ATGCGTAAGATGCTCGCCCTGCTGGTTTTAAGTTTGACCGGCTGTTCGGTCGGTCATTATGAATACAGTAAAGAAGCCCAGCAGCGCGTTGACCTGACCGTGACCGGTATTCCTACGGTGCTGGGCCTGGGCACGTTGGGTACCACTATTCCTCTGACCGCTGACTATAGTCTGACCGCTGCCCACGTTGCGAAATTCTCCTTATACAAGGTAAAGGCCTGGCATCCCTCCTGCGATCTGGCCATCGTTTATCATAAAAATGATGCACGAGATCTACCGCCGCGCTTTCGTAACGGCTTTATGGGCGATCGGGTAAATCTGTACGGCTACAGCTTTTATACCGCGATGCCAGTCGCATCAACCGGTAAAAATCTGGTAAACAGCAGCCTGCAAAACCGCTGGAATAAACAGAGCTGCGTAGTAGTGGCAGCGGATGCCGGCGTGGTTCAGGGAATGTCCGGCGGCGCGGTATATAATGCCTCTGATGATACGCTCGCCGGCGTAATTGTCGGCTACAGCGCCGAGATTAACGATAAGCAAAGCGGCAAAACCCTGTATAAGAATGCCGCGCTGTATGTACCTTATTCGCAGTTTTCAAACTGGCTGACCACTGAAATAAAATCGTAA